A window of the Deinobacterium chartae genome harbors these coding sequences:
- a CDS encoding dipeptidase, whose protein sequence is MSHTDLKDAPLQRKNYTGYKSFQYLEAGVDYKVFPLSPELNRVPSRRPEVTPEQEARVRRIFEQHPIISLHDHCFVCPENLEDIFEFRRHGRDFTGYEGLSVSGLDAVFDNLMNGTAMITSRGGWKWDDIIYDLGMRLSDIAHQDMVKLALTTEDILSAKQNGQIAFVVSIEGAAMIENELDRLDILYGLGVRCLGIAYSEGNQLGGGLKEPNDGGLTIFGRQAVRRMNKLGIAIDVSHSGDRTSLDTIEVSEKPVFITHAGARALWNSNRLKPDDVIKACAEKGGVIGIEAAPHTTLTQKHPRHNLDSFMEHFEYCANLVGIEHVAFGPDVLFGDHVGLHHVFANALSIGASRGQLAYEEVEYVDGIENPAEAFPNIVRWLVKHGYSDEDIAKVVGGNILRVLKEVWYK, encoded by the coding sequence ATGTCGCACACTGACCTCAAAGACGCTCCGTTGCAGCGCAAGAACTACACCGGCTACAAGTCCTTTCAGTACCTCGAGGCCGGGGTGGACTACAAGGTTTTCCCGCTGTCACCCGAACTCAACCGTGTGCCCAGCCGCCGTCCCGAGGTGACGCCCGAGCAGGAGGCGCGCGTGCGCCGCATCTTCGAGCAGCACCCGATCATCTCGCTGCACGACCACTGCTTCGTGTGTCCGGAAAACCTCGAGGACATCTTCGAGTTCCGCCGCCACGGCCGTGACTTCACCGGCTACGAGGGCCTGAGTGTCTCCGGACTCGACGCGGTGTTCGACAACCTGATGAACGGCACTGCCATGATCACCTCAAGGGGCGGCTGGAAGTGGGACGACATCATCTACGACCTGGGCATGCGCCTCTCGGACATCGCGCACCAGGACATGGTGAAGCTGGCCCTGACCACCGAGGACATCCTGAGCGCCAAGCAAAACGGTCAGATCGCCTTTGTGGTCAGCATCGAGGGCGCGGCGATGATCGAGAACGAACTCGACCGCCTCGACATCCTGTACGGACTGGGCGTGCGCTGCCTGGGCATCGCCTACAGCGAGGGCAACCAGCTCGGCGGCGGCCTCAAGGAGCCCAACGACGGCGGCCTGACCATCTTTGGCCGTCAGGCGGTGCGGCGCATGAACAAGCTCGGCATCGCCATCGACGTGTCGCACTCGGGTGACCGCACCTCGCTGGACACCATCGAGGTGAGCGAGAAGCCGGTGTTCATCACCCACGCCGGAGCGCGCGCGCTGTGGAACTCCAACCGCCTCAAGCCCGACGACGTGATCAAGGCCTGCGCCGAAAAGGGCGGCGTAATCGGCATCGAGGCCGCGCCGCACACCACCCTTACCCAGAAGCACCCGCGCCACAACCTCGACTCGTTCATGGAGCACTTCGAGTACTGCGCGAACCTGGTGGGCATCGAGCACGTCGCCTTCGGTCCCGACGTGCTGTTCGGCGACCACGTGGGCCTGCACCACGTCTTTGCCAACGCGCTCTCGATCGGGGCCTCGAGGGGCCAGCTCGCTTACGAGGAAGTGGAGTACGTGGACGGCATCGAAAACCCCGCCGAGGCGTTCCCGAACATCGTGCGCTGGCTGGTCAAGCACGGCTACTCGGACGAGGACATCGCCAAGGTGGTGGGCGGCAACATCTTGCGCGTGCTGAAGGAGGTCTGGTACAAGTGA
- a CDS encoding BPL-N domain-containing protein: protein MNPGAWDALAAEVRPALEALRVGFYATAGAPYHHAALIALWGGVPEPLAAQDIRAGGLEEFDVLIVPGGGLNAMSGQLGPLGESGARAIREWVAGGGMYIGTCAGAYSPARVPERFLRANPAARELALADVRIANAADAGLGGLDSPGVGVLRAELAAPDHWLARGLRPQFEVVHYNGPCFLPPEHAAGVVRLVGPSDHFTAWEDSLNPQAAVSVLEALARAQSCLAVAAPLERGQVVLFGSHPEFGFDALQLGWGEPVRLLANALVFQASRRSAPAARPPTGEKPVSAQVLTDLAASLERAAARLARLAPLWSPWLTREYAPAFWGRDPDELWREALIRAAEVTRNTARGVRELSAEPDALARFGHWIDRAPAPDQDYGFEGLKQLCARLYRLIDAGERALNTPPQVPASPYDLWDRHPYHLLASSYLSAAGVAASLALAALTLSELAGVRITLPFSLTAPERTPPHVAH, encoded by the coding sequence ATGAACCCCGGGGCGTGGGATGCGCTCGCAGCCGAGGTCCGACCGGCCCTCGAGGCGCTGCGGGTAGGCTTTTACGCCACCGCCGGAGCCCCGTACCACCACGCCGCGCTGATCGCCCTGTGGGGCGGCGTGCCCGAACCGCTCGCGGCCCAGGACATCCGCGCGGGGGGGCTCGAGGAATTCGACGTGCTGATCGTTCCGGGCGGCGGCCTAAACGCCATGAGCGGCCAGCTCGGGCCGCTGGGGGAGAGCGGCGCGCGCGCCATCCGCGAGTGGGTGGCGGGGGGCGGCATGTACATCGGTACTTGCGCCGGAGCGTACTCGCCCGCCCGCGTACCCGAGCGCTTCTTGAGGGCCAACCCGGCGGCGCGCGAACTGGCGCTGGCCGACGTACGGATCGCCAACGCCGCTGACGCAGGGCTGGGCGGCCTGGACTCGCCCGGGGTCGGGGTGCTGCGCGCCGAGCTGGCCGCGCCGGATCACTGGCTGGCGCGCGGCCTGAGGCCGCAGTTCGAGGTGGTGCACTACAACGGGCCCTGCTTCCTGCCGCCCGAACACGCCGCAGGCGTCGTGCGGCTTGTCGGGCCGAGCGATCACTTCACCGCCTGGGAAGACAGCCTGAATCCGCAGGCCGCAGTGTCGGTGCTGGAGGCCCTTGCCCGGGCGCAAAGCTGCCTGGCGGTCGCGGCGCCGCTGGAGCGGGGGCAGGTCGTGCTGTTCGGCTCGCATCCCGAGTTCGGCTTCGACGCGTTGCAGCTGGGCTGGGGCGAGCCGGTGCGTCTGCTGGCCAACGCCTTGGTTTTCCAGGCGTCCCGGCGCTCTGCGCCTGCTGCCCGCCCACCCACCGGGGAGAAGCCGGTGTCCGCTCAGGTCCTGACCGACCTCGCCGCCAGCCTCGAGCGGGCCGCGGCGCGCCTGGCCCGGCTGGCCCCGCTGTGGTCGCCGTGGCTGACTCGCGAGTACGCTCCGGCCTTTTGGGGACGCGACCCGGACGAACTGTGGCGCGAAGCGCTCATCCGCGCGGCCGAAGTGACCCGGAATACGGCCCGTGGCGTGCGCGAACTGTCCGCCGAACCGGACGCGCTCGCGCGCTTCGGCCACTGGATCGACCGTGCCCCGGCGCCCGATCAGGACTACGGCTTTGAGGGCCTAAAACAGCTGTGCGCCCGGCTGTACCGGCTGATCGACGCGGGCGAGCGCGCCCTGAACACCCCGCCGCAGGTTCCGGCCTCGCCGTACGACCTGTGGGACCGCCATCCCTACCACCTGCTCGCCAGTTCCTACCTGAGTGCTGCCGGCGTGGCCGCCTCGCTCGCTCTAGCCGCCCTCACGCTGTCCGAACTGGCCGGCGTGCGAATCACCCTCCCGTTCTCTCTCACCGCTCCCGAAAGGACCCCTCCGCATGTCGCACACTGA
- a CDS encoding ABC transporter permease, with protein MIEAAKLPETQGRRRARKGLPGKLLAHPVSLTALILLALLYAFAFLGPFFYTASPTETNPLNTTANPSAAHWLGTDELGRDVLARLMYGGRITLLVSIVAMLVALVVGSAVGALAGYYRGWVETVLMRIVDAFMAIPTFFLILAALAVLGNSPPVVILMVGLGFWPQVARVVYAEVVKFRNFDFVEAERALGASSQRIIWRHIFPQTLPSTAVLVTLGIAWSILTETGLSYLGLGIQPPMASWGNMLQNAQTYFWIKPMLAVYPGVTIALAVLSFNLLGNVLRDLSDPRGK; from the coding sequence ATGATTGAGGCTGCCAAGTTGCCCGAAACCCAGGGCAGGCGCCGCGCCCGCAAGGGCCTGCCGGGCAAGCTGCTCGCGCACCCGGTCAGCCTGACCGCGCTGATCTTGCTGGCACTGCTGTACGCCTTTGCCTTCCTGGGACCGTTTTTCTACACCGCCTCGCCCACCGAGACCAACCCGCTGAACACCACCGCCAACCCCTCGGCCGCGCACTGGCTGGGCACCGACGAACTCGGGCGCGACGTGCTGGCCCGGCTGATGTACGGCGGACGCATCACCTTGCTGGTCTCGATCGTGGCCATGCTGGTGGCCCTGGTGGTCGGCTCGGCCGTGGGCGCGCTGGCCGGATACTACCGCGGCTGGGTCGAGACGGTGCTGATGCGCATCGTGGACGCCTTTATGGCCATCCCCACCTTCTTCCTGATCCTGGCGGCGCTGGCCGTGCTGGGCAACAGCCCGCCGGTGGTGATCTTGATGGTCGGGCTGGGCTTCTGGCCGCAGGTCGCCCGTGTGGTGTACGCCGAGGTGGTCAAGTTCCGCAACTTCGACTTCGTGGAGGCCGAACGCGCCCTGGGTGCCTCGAGTCAGCGCATCATCTGGCGGCACATCTTTCCGCAGACCCTGCCTTCGACCGCCGTGCTGGTCACGCTGGGTATCGCGTGGTCCATCCTGACCGAGACGGGTCTGAGTTACCTGGGCCTGGGCATCCAGCCGCCCATGGCCTCGTGGGGCAACATGCTGCAAAACGCCCAGACCTACTTCTGGATCAAGCCGATGCTGGCCGTTTACCCCGGAGTGACCATCGCCCTGGCCGTGCTGTCGTTCAACCTGCTCGGGAACGTCCTGCGCGACCTGAGTGACCCGAGGGGCAAATGA
- a CDS encoding ABC transporter permease: MLSFFGQRLGQGAVVLVLISLITFSLINLAPGGPSSAVRLDTTAEQREVLIKQLGLDRPLAVRYLEWGGGVLRGDFGTSMNGGEPVGPKLLERLGNTAQLALAALVLSVVVGIPLGILTALRKNSPLDHAVNGVTTLGMSIPDFWTGIMAILLFAVTLKVLPSAGMYDASGGFSLSGWLRHTILPASVLAFVMLPNLVRFTRSSLLEVLRADYLRSARAKGLSERIVILKHALRNALVPIVAMVGLILPALLSGSVIVESVFGWPGMGRMAVDAALGRDYTTVMAVTVVAGAVVIITNLVVDLAYTLIDPRIRHD, translated from the coding sequence ATGCTCAGTTTTTTCGGCCAGCGGCTCGGTCAGGGCGCGGTGGTTCTGGTTCTGATCTCCCTGATCACCTTTTCCCTGATCAACCTCGCACCCGGCGGACCGTCCTCGGCGGTGCGGCTGGACACCACCGCCGAACAGCGTGAAGTCCTGATCAAGCAGCTCGGCCTCGACCGCCCGCTGGCCGTGCGCTACCTCGAGTGGGGCGGCGGGGTGCTGCGCGGCGATTTTGGTACCTCCATGAACGGCGGTGAGCCGGTGGGACCCAAACTGCTCGAACGCCTGGGCAACACCGCGCAGCTCGCGCTGGCCGCACTGGTGCTGTCGGTGGTGGTCGGCATCCCGCTGGGCATCCTCACCGCGCTGCGCAAGAACTCGCCGCTTGACCACGCGGTGAACGGGGTGACCACCTTGGGGATGAGCATCCCGGACTTCTGGACCGGCATCATGGCCATCTTGCTGTTCGCGGTCACGCTCAAGGTGTTGCCCTCGGCGGGCATGTACGACGCCAGCGGCGGCTTCTCCCTGAGCGGCTGGCTGCGCCACACCATCTTGCCCGCCAGCGTGCTCGCCTTCGTGATGCTGCCCAACCTGGTGCGCTTCACCCGCTCGTCGCTGCTCGAGGTGCTGCGCGCCGACTACCTGCGCTCGGCGCGGGCCAAGGGCCTGAGCGAACGGATCGTGATCCTCAAGCACGCGCTGCGCAACGCGCTCGTTCCGATCGTGGCCATGGTGGGCCTGATCCTGCCGGCACTCCTGAGCGGCAGCGTGATCGTAGAGAGCGTGTTCGGCTGGCCGGGCATGGGCCGCATGGCCGTGGACGCCGCGCTGGGCCGCGACTACACCACGGTGATGGCCGTGACCGTGGTGGCCGGCGCGGTGGTCATCATCACCAACCTGGTCGTGGACCTCGCCTATACCCTGATCGACCCGAGGATTCGCCATGATTGA
- a CDS encoding ABC transporter substrate-binding protein, which yields MKTPLKLAALTALLLPMAAAQSDIDPNGKATFVTTAEPTFNPWSPNSFVESNLLNELLFPGLTRWDKNLRPSPDLATSWKASNDGMKWTFNLRRGVKWHDGKPFTAQDVAFTFNDIVLNKELGANQSSEWRNSVEKVNVVNPYTVEFVLKKPWASLPTYLGYYSGILPKHKFEGVKDPWKFVEFNKQNPVGTGPFKVVRVSSGASVRLERNDAYWGGKPKLKEIEFKIIPDSNAQLAQLLSGDVDLISVANPETLDRLKSNPNLVVDLQTQNLYYWISLNQEDPRFRDVKVRQALLYALDRPAMIKSVLRGYAQPATGPIAPIQKNFYTNKVSQYPFDPARAKKLLAEAGWKPGPDGVLQKDGKPFVIEMPTAQYQQLLPITLLIQQYWKNIGVKAELKTMDWNSYIQQVVVKRDYQGTVNWWSTPADPDVLPYYASSSAGTGYNIPGYKNPALDRLLEEGRRATSTSARKKVYTEAQELMAKELPYLYLWYPQMIIVKNKRLQGMRGVTQAADFQYAHEWYVTRK from the coding sequence ATGAAAACCCCCCTGAAACTCGCCGCCTTAACCGCCCTGCTGCTGCCGATGGCCGCTGCCCAGTCCGACATCGATCCCAACGGCAAGGCCACCTTCGTGACCACCGCCGAGCCGACCTTCAATCCCTGGAGCCCCAACTCCTTCGTGGAGTCGAACCTGCTCAACGAACTGCTGTTTCCGGGCCTGACCCGCTGGGACAAGAACCTGCGCCCCAGCCCGGATCTGGCGACCTCCTGGAAAGCCTCGAACGACGGCATGAAGTGGACTTTCAACCTGCGCCGCGGCGTGAAGTGGCACGACGGCAAACCCTTCACCGCGCAGGACGTGGCCTTCACCTTCAACGACATCGTGCTGAACAAGGAACTCGGTGCCAACCAGAGCAGCGAGTGGCGCAACTCGGTCGAGAAGGTCAACGTCGTCAACCCCTACACGGTCGAATTCGTGCTCAAGAAGCCCTGGGCCTCGCTGCCCACCTACTTGGGCTACTACTCGGGCATCTTGCCCAAGCACAAGTTCGAAGGCGTCAAGGACCCCTGGAAGTTCGTGGAGTTCAACAAGCAAAACCCGGTGGGCACCGGACCGTTCAAGGTCGTGCGCGTCTCCTCGGGGGCCTCGGTGCGCCTCGAGCGCAACGACGCCTACTGGGGCGGCAAGCCCAAACTGAAGGAGATCGAGTTCAAGATCATCCCCGACTCGAACGCCCAGCTGGCCCAGCTGCTCTCCGGCGACGTGGACCTGATCTCGGTCGCCAACCCCGAGACCTTAGACCGCCTCAAGAGCAACCCCAACCTGGTGGTCGACCTGCAGACCCAGAACCTGTACTACTGGATCTCGCTGAACCAGGAAGACCCGCGGTTCCGCGACGTGAAGGTGCGTCAGGCGCTGCTGTACGCCCTGGACCGCCCCGCCATGATCAAGAGCGTGCTGCGCGGCTACGCCCAGCCCGCCACCGGCCCGATCGCGCCGATCCAGAAGAACTTCTACACCAACAAAGTCAGCCAGTACCCCTTCGATCCGGCGCGCGCCAAGAAGCTGCTGGCCGAAGCGGGCTGGAAACCCGGCCCGGACGGCGTGCTGCAAAAAGACGGCAAACCCTTTGTGATCGAGATGCCCACCGCCCAGTACCAGCAGCTGCTTCCCATCACCCTCCTGATCCAGCAGTACTGGAAGAACATCGGCGTCAAGGCCGAGCTCAAGACCATGGACTGGAACTCGTACATTCAGCAGGTCGTGGTCAAGCGCGACTACCAGGGGACCGTCAACTGGTGGTCCACCCCGGCCGACCCGGACGTGCTCCCGTACTACGCCTCGAGCAGCGCCGGAACCGGCTACAACATCCCCGGGTACAAGAACCCGGCACTCGATCGGCTGCTCGAGGAGGGCCGCCGCGCGACCAGCACCTCGGCCCGCAAGAAGGTCTACACCGAGGCGCAGGAACTGATGGCCAAGGAGCTGCCCTACCTGTACCTGTGGTACCCGCAGATGATCATCGTCAAGAACAAGCGCCTGCAGGGCATGCGCGGCGTGACCCAGGCGGCGGACTTCCAGTACGCCCACGAGTGGTACGTGACCCGGAAGTGA
- a CDS encoding IclR family transcriptional regulator, translating into MTQAAKDPARYLIQSAANTLEVLIAFGQPPHRFTPSEIAALLRIDRNQAFRCLRTLQHTGFVRLDEDDRFVLTPLVGKLAVAAEHQPSLAAVAPPFLDEVLQATEESVNLFVLSGTQMVCVDHRDSPRAVRLASVLGSRVPLHAGACPKAALAFLEPELREQVLEQLPELPRYTPHTLGTRAELEAEIERTRARGYSISDQDYDLEARGAGAPIFNAEGKVVGAISVGGPSFRVSLTRLEQEFVPVLLQVARLISRQLGYLASPLS; encoded by the coding sequence ATGACCCAGGCCGCCAAGGACCCGGCGCGTTATCTTATTCAATCCGCGGCCAACACCCTCGAGGTGCTGATCGCCTTTGGCCAGCCGCCGCACCGTTTCACTCCCTCCGAAATCGCCGCGCTGCTCCGCATCGACCGCAACCAGGCTTTCCGCTGTCTGCGCACGCTGCAGCACACCGGTTTCGTGCGTCTCGACGAAGACGACCGCTTTGTGCTGACTCCCCTGGTCGGCAAACTGGCAGTCGCCGCCGAACACCAGCCCTCGCTGGCCGCCGTAGCCCCGCCGTTTCTGGACGAGGTGCTGCAGGCCACCGAGGAGAGCGTCAACCTGTTCGTGCTCAGCGGAACGCAGATGGTCTGTGTGGACCACCGCGACAGCCCGCGCGCCGTGCGGCTCGCCTCGGTGCTGGGCAGCCGGGTGCCGCTGCACGCCGGAGCTTGCCCCAAAGCCGCGCTGGCCTTTCTGGAGCCGGAGCTGCGCGAGCAGGTCCTCGAGCAGCTTCCCGAGCTGCCCCGCTACACCCCCCATACCCTCGGCACCCGCGCGGAACTCGAGGCCGAAATCGAACGAACCCGTGCGCGCGGCTACTCCATCAGTGATCAGGACTACGACCTCGAGGCCCGGGGCGCAGGTGCCCCGATTTTCAACGCGGAAGGGAAGGTGGTCGGTGCCATCAGTGTCGGCGGACCGTCGTTCCGGGTCTCCCTGACCCGGCTGGAACAGGAATTCGTGCCCGTGCTCCTCCAGGTCGCCCGCCTGATCTCCAGGCAGCTCGGTTACCTGGCCTCGCCCCTCTCCTGA
- a CDS encoding DUF3817 domain-containing protein: protein MFRNSLLRLRWVGLLEGTSFLLLLGVAMPLKYLADVPQAVEVVGLLHGILFVLYLLAVIETGIALRWPPLRWGAALLAAVLPFGPFVFDRRLRLEAQPSLLRTEK from the coding sequence ATGTTCAGAAATTCTCTTTTACGGCTGCGCTGGGTGGGCCTGCTCGAGGGCACGTCGTTTCTGCTGCTGCTTGGGGTGGCCATGCCGCTGAAGTACCTCGCCGATGTTCCGCAGGCGGTCGAGGTGGTGGGGTTGCTGCACGGGATCTTGTTCGTGCTGTATCTGCTGGCGGTGATCGAGACCGGAATCGCGCTGCGCTGGCCGCCGCTGCGCTGGGGCGCGGCGTTGCTGGCCGCTGTGCTGCCGTTTGGCCCGTTCGTGTTCGATCGCCGCCTGCGCCTCGAGGCGCAGCCCAGCCTGCTTCGCACGGAAAAATAA